The following proteins are co-located in the Streptomyces sp. DT2A-34 genome:
- a CDS encoding DEAD/DEAH box helicase encodes MTTTAASSSHHLSPAFPGRAPWGTASKLRAWQQGAMEKYIQEQPRDFLAVATPGAGKTTFALTLASWLLHHHVVQQVTVVAPTEHLKKQWAEAAARIGIKLDPEYSAGPLGKDYQGVAVTYAGVGVRPMLHRNRVEQRKTLVILDEIHHAGDSKSWGEACLEAFEPATRRLALTGTPFRSDTNPIPFVTYEEGNDGIRRSAADYTYGYGNALADHVVRPVIFLSYSGNMRWRTKAGDEIAARLGEPMTKDAISQAWRTALDPRGEWMPSVLRAADQRLTEVRKAIPDAGALVIASDQDSARAYAKLIREITGTKATLVLSDDAGASKRIDDFSGNNDRWMVAVRMVSEGVDVPRLAVGVYATTISTPLFFAQAVGRFVRSRRRGETASVFLPTVPDLLTFANEMEVERDHALDKPKKEGEEDPYAESEKEMEEANKEQDEDTGEQEQFSFEALESEAVFDRVLYDGAEFGMQAHPGSEEEQDYLGIPGLLEPDQVQLLLQKRQARQIAHSRKKPDAEADLLELPAERRPVVSHKEMMELRKQLNTMVSAYVHQSGKPHGVIHTELRRVCGGPPSAEATAGQLRQRIAKVQEWATRMK; translated from the coding sequence GTGACTACCACCGCCGCCTCCTCCTCGCACCACCTTTCCCCCGCCTTCCCCGGCCGCGCCCCCTGGGGCACCGCCAGCAAGCTGCGTGCCTGGCAGCAGGGGGCGATGGAGAAGTACATCCAGGAGCAGCCGCGTGACTTCCTCGCGGTCGCCACGCCCGGCGCCGGGAAGACGACCTTCGCCCTGACGCTCGCCTCCTGGCTGTTGCACCACCATGTCGTGCAGCAGGTCACCGTGGTCGCGCCGACCGAGCATCTGAAGAAGCAGTGGGCGGAGGCGGCCGCGCGGATAGGGATCAAGCTGGATCCCGAGTACAGCGCGGGCCCGCTCGGCAAGGACTACCAGGGCGTCGCCGTCACGTACGCCGGTGTCGGTGTGCGGCCCATGCTGCACCGGAATCGGGTCGAGCAGCGCAAGACCCTGGTGATTCTGGATGAGATCCACCACGCCGGTGACTCCAAGTCCTGGGGCGAGGCCTGCCTCGAGGCCTTCGAGCCCGCCACGCGGCGGCTCGCGCTCACCGGTACGCCCTTCCGGTCCGACACCAACCCCATCCCCTTCGTGACGTACGAGGAAGGCAACGACGGGATCCGGCGGTCCGCTGCCGACTACACCTACGGGTACGGGAACGCGCTGGCCGACCATGTCGTGCGGCCCGTCATCTTCCTCTCCTACAGCGGCAACATGCGCTGGCGGACCAAGGCCGGCGATGAAATCGCCGCTCGGCTCGGCGAGCCCATGACCAAGGACGCCATCAGTCAGGCCTGGCGTACGGCGCTGGATCCGCGCGGTGAGTGGATGCCGAGCGTGCTGCGCGCCGCCGACCAGCGGCTGACCGAGGTCAGAAAGGCCATCCCGGACGCCGGCGCCCTCGTCATCGCCTCCGACCAGGACTCCGCCCGCGCCTACGCCAAACTCATCCGCGAGATCACCGGCACCAAGGCGACCCTCGTCCTCTCCGACGACGCCGGCGCGTCCAAGCGGATCGACGACTTCAGCGGCAACAACGACCGGTGGATGGTCGCGGTGCGGATGGTGTCCGAGGGGGTCGACGTGCCTCGGCTGGCGGTGGGGGTGTACGCCACCACCATCTCCACCCCGCTCTTCTTCGCGCAGGCCGTCGGACGTTTCGTACGGTCACGCCGGCGCGGTGAGACCGCCTCCGTGTTCCTCCCGACCGTCCCCGATCTCCTCACCTTCGCCAACGAGATGGAGGTCGAGCGCGACCACGCCCTCGACAAGCCGAAGAAGGAGGGCGAGGAGGACCCGTACGCCGAGTCCGAGAAGGAGATGGAGGAGGCGAACAAGGAGCAGGACGAGGACACCGGCGAGCAGGAGCAGTTCTCCTTCGAGGCGCTGGAGTCCGAGGCCGTCTTCGACCGGGTGCTCTACGACGGCGCCGAGTTCGGTATGCAGGCCCACCCGGGGAGTGAGGAGGAGCAGGACTACCTCGGGATTCCGGGGCTGCTGGAGCCGGATCAGGTCCAGCTGCTGCTGCAGAAGCGGCAGGCGCGGCAGATCGCGCACAGCCGTAAGAAGCCGGACGCCGAGGCCGACCTGCTGGAGCTGCCCGCTGAGCGGCGGCCCGTCGTCTCGCACAAGGAGATGATGGAGCTCCGTAAGCAGCTCAACACGATGGTCAGCGCGTACGTTCACCAGAGCGGCAAGCCGCACGGGGTCATTCATACCGAGCTGCGGCGGGTGTGCGGCGGGCCGCCGAGCGCCGAGGCCACGGCGGGGCAGCTGCGGCAGCGCATCGCCAAGGTGCAGGAGTGGGCCACGCGGATGAAGTGA
- a CDS encoding IclR family transcriptional regulator: protein MTAETSQTLDRGLRVLKLLADTDHGLTVTELSNKLGVNRTVVYRLLATLEQHALVRRDLGGRARVGLGVLRLGRQVHPLVREAALPALRSLAEDIGATAHLTLVDGTEALAVAVVEPTWTDYHVAYRAGFRHPLDRGAAGRAILAARQQSLEEPGYTLTHGELEAGASGAAAPLLGVTGVEGSVGVVMLADAVPERVGPRVMDAAREVAEALR, encoded by the coding sequence GTGACCGCGGAGACCTCTCAGACGCTCGACCGAGGACTGCGCGTCCTCAAGCTGCTGGCCGATACGGACCACGGGCTGACCGTCACCGAGCTTTCCAACAAACTGGGCGTGAACCGGACCGTTGTGTACCGGCTGCTCGCCACGCTCGAACAGCACGCCCTCGTACGCCGTGACCTGGGCGGCCGCGCCCGGGTCGGGCTGGGCGTGCTGCGACTGGGCCGGCAGGTACATCCGCTGGTGCGGGAGGCCGCGCTGCCCGCGCTGCGCTCGCTGGCCGAGGACATCGGGGCGACGGCCCATCTGACACTGGTGGACGGTACGGAGGCGCTGGCCGTCGCCGTGGTCGAGCCGACGTGGACGGACTATCACGTGGCCTACCGGGCCGGTTTCCGGCACCCCCTGGACCGGGGGGCCGCGGGCCGGGCCATACTCGCCGCCCGGCAGCAGTCGCTGGAGGAACCCGGATACACCCTCACCCACGGCGAGTTGGAGGCCGGGGCGAGCGGGGCGGCCGCGCCGTTGCTCGGGGTCACGGGCGTCGAGGGCAGCGTGGGTGTGGTGATGCTGGCCGACGCGGTGCCGGAGCGGGTGGGGCCGCGGGTCATGGACGCGGCGCGGGAGGTGGCGGAGGCGTTGCGCTGA
- a CDS encoding chorismate synthase, protein MTPVSIRTVHDVTGLSAVADHFSDVWQTPRSTPPYPAEVLHSLVHAGGAVHAAYDGVRLAGASVAVFGQPASREAYSLVAAADQGLGVRVKQAQRAWAVELGARTMRWTFDPLVGRNARFNFVKLGAVGTEYLVDFYGPMADGVNDGDESDRLTVVWDLTGPGQPYDTGDTGGTGDPGDTVDREAAPGTHTAPDGGPLARRDLGDRYVWCRVPDDIVALRAADPQLALRWRRAVREVFTKAFAEGFTATGMSRDGWYTLTRPEAAS, encoded by the coding sequence ATGACCCCTGTCAGCATCCGCACCGTCCACGACGTCACCGGTCTCTCCGCCGTCGCCGACCACTTCAGCGACGTGTGGCAGACGCCCCGCAGCACCCCGCCGTACCCGGCCGAGGTGCTGCACAGCCTTGTCCACGCGGGCGGGGCCGTGCATGCCGCGTACGACGGCGTGCGGTTGGCCGGGGCGTCGGTCGCGGTGTTCGGGCAGCCTGCGTCCAGGGAGGCGTACTCGCTGGTCGCCGCCGCCGACCAGGGGCTCGGGGTGCGGGTCAAGCAGGCGCAGCGGGCTTGGGCGGTGGAGCTCGGGGCGCGCACCATGCGCTGGACCTTCGACCCGCTGGTCGGGCGCAACGCCCGGTTCAACTTCGTCAAGCTGGGCGCCGTGGGCACCGAGTACCTGGTCGACTTCTACGGCCCCATGGCGGACGGCGTGAACGACGGCGACGAGAGCGACCGGCTGACGGTGGTCTGGGACCTGACCGGACCGGGACAGCCGTACGACACCGGCGACACCGGAGGCACTGGCGACCCCGGCGACACCGTTGATCGCGAGGCCGCACCCGGCACGCACACCGCCCCCGACGGCGGACCGCTCGCCCGCCGGGACCTGGGCGACCGGTACGTCTGGTGCCGCGTACCGGACGACATCGTGGCGCTGCGGGCCGCCGACCCACAGCTGGCGCTGCGCTGGCGGCGGGCCGTCCGCGAGGTGTTCACGAAGGCCTTCGCCGAAGGGTTCACCGCGACGGGAATGTCCCGTGACGGCTGGTACACGCTGACCCGCCCGGAGGCCGCCTCGTGA
- the menC gene encoding o-succinylbenzoate synthase yields MKLERVEIVHVAIPLVTPFRTSFGTMTAKDTFLLHVVTDTAEGWSEFAADPEPLYCSEFVAGAEIVLRDFLLPRAAALPVLGTAHLAPALEKIKGHELAKAALETAVLDAELRSYGMPLATYLGAVRERVPAGVSVGIKESVGELLDAVEGYLAEGYLRIKLKIEPGWDLEPVRAVRERFGAQLPLQVDANAAYRLADAEHLRRLDEFGLLLIEEPLAENNLYAHARLQQRLTTPVCLDESLHNARDTASAIAMDACRVVNVKPARVGGYLEARRVHDVAYAHGVPVWCGGMLETGIGRAPNLALAALPGCTLPGDTSASSRYFAEDITEPFVLVDGHLPVPRSPGIGVQPLPEALRRFTRQRRDLYGA; encoded by the coding sequence GTGAAACTCGAACGCGTCGAGATCGTCCACGTGGCGATCCCGCTGGTCACCCCCTTCCGTACCTCCTTCGGCACGATGACGGCGAAGGACACCTTCCTGCTGCACGTCGTCACGGACACGGCCGAGGGCTGGTCGGAGTTCGCGGCCGACCCCGAGCCGCTGTACTGCTCGGAGTTCGTGGCCGGCGCGGAGATCGTGCTGCGCGACTTCCTGCTGCCGCGCGCCGCCGCCCTCCCCGTGCTCGGTACGGCCCACCTCGCCCCGGCGCTGGAGAAGATCAAGGGGCACGAGCTGGCGAAGGCGGCGCTGGAGACGGCGGTCCTCGACGCGGAGCTGCGGTCGTACGGCATGCCGCTGGCGACGTATCTGGGGGCGGTGCGGGAGCGGGTGCCGGCCGGGGTGTCGGTCGGGATCAAGGAGAGCGTCGGGGAACTGCTGGACGCCGTCGAGGGGTATCTCGCCGAGGGGTACCTCCGGATCAAGCTGAAGATCGAGCCCGGCTGGGACCTGGAGCCCGTACGGGCCGTACGCGAACGCTTCGGGGCGCAGCTGCCGCTCCAGGTCGACGCCAACGCGGCGTACAGGCTCGCGGACGCCGAGCATCTGCGGCGGCTGGACGAGTTCGGGCTGCTGCTGATCGAGGAGCCGCTCGCGGAGAACAACCTGTACGCCCACGCCCGCCTCCAGCAGCGCCTTACGACCCCCGTCTGCCTGGACGAGTCCCTGCACAACGCCCGCGACACCGCGTCCGCGATCGCGATGGACGCGTGCCGGGTCGTGAACGTCAAGCCCGCGCGGGTCGGCGGGTACCTGGAGGCGCGGCGGGTCCATGACGTGGCGTACGCGCACGGGGTGCCGGTGTGGTGCGGCGGGATGCTGGAGACGGGCATCGGCCGCGCACCGAACCTGGCCCTGGCGGCCCTGCCCGGCTGCACGCTCCCCGGCGACACCTCCGCCTCCAGCCGCTACTTCGCCGAGGACATCACGGAGCCGTTCGTGCTGGTCGACGGCCATCTGCCGGTCCCGAGGTCGCCGGGCATCGGGGTGCAGCCACTGCCGGAGGCGCTGCGGCGCTTCACCAGGCAGCGGCGGGACCTGTACGGGGCCTGA
- a CDS encoding S16 family serine protease: protein MFSRLTRPQALAVCALPVAALLATAAFAPLPFSVAQPGQTTDVLGEDKGDPVITISGAPTGDTGGELRMTTIVATSPDTEVTLGDVIDAWFRTDRAVMPRDSVYPSGKSTREIEKYNTEQMKESQDAATEAALNYLDLNDKNIKVTLKLADVGGPSAGLLFSLGIIDKLNGTGADLTGGRTIAGTGTIDAAGKVGAVGGVSLKTQAAKRDGATVFLVPKDECSDAKAELPKGLRLIPVTTLKGAVGALEALESGKGSVPGC, encoded by the coding sequence GTGTTCTCTCGTCTCACGCGCCCCCAGGCCCTAGCCGTCTGCGCCCTGCCGGTCGCGGCCCTGCTCGCCACGGCCGCCTTCGCGCCGCTGCCGTTCTCGGTGGCGCAGCCCGGCCAGACCACGGACGTACTGGGCGAGGACAAGGGCGACCCGGTGATCACGATCTCCGGTGCGCCGACCGGTGACACGGGCGGCGAGCTGCGCATGACCACGATCGTGGCGACCTCGCCCGACACCGAGGTGACCCTCGGCGACGTGATCGACGCCTGGTTCCGCACGGACAGGGCGGTCATGCCGCGCGACTCGGTCTATCCGAGCGGCAAGAGCACCCGGGAGATCGAGAAGTACAACACCGAGCAGATGAAGGAGTCCCAGGACGCCGCGACCGAGGCCGCGCTGAACTACCTGGACCTGAACGACAAGAACATCAAGGTCACCCTGAAGCTCGCGGACGTGGGCGGGCCCAGCGCCGGCCTCCTCTTCTCCCTGGGGATCATCGACAAGCTCAACGGCACCGGCGCCGACCTCACCGGCGGCCGCACGATCGCCGGTACGGGCACGATCGACGCCGCCGGCAAGGTCGGCGCGGTCGGCGGCGTGTCCCTGAAGACCCAGGCGGCCAAGCGGGACGGGGCGACGGTCTTCCTGGTACCGAAGGACGAGTGCTCCGACGCGAAGGCGGAACTCCCGAAGGGCCTGCGGCTGATTCCGGTGACCACGCTGAAGGGGGCGGTGGGGGCGCTGGAGGCGTTGGAGTCGGGGAAGGGTTCGGTTCCTGGCTGCTAG
- a CDS encoding transcriptional regulator, with amino-acid sequence MTEPEQPKVHSLDARSLRGLAHPLRMQLLDALRFGGPATASQLAEKLGESSGSTSYHLRQLAAHGFVEDAPERGKGRERWWKAAVQGLEFDDALLRDPNPAVRGAADLYLHEVATTQTRELSTWLGTRQEWSEAWNRSSDMSSMTLRLTPELADELAAKMHELVDSYRDLPAIEDHPEAETVRVQTRTFPMKTD; translated from the coding sequence GTGACAGAGCCGGAACAGCCGAAGGTCCACAGCCTCGACGCCCGCTCCCTACGCGGGCTCGCCCACCCCCTGCGCATGCAACTGCTCGACGCCCTGCGTTTCGGCGGCCCCGCCACCGCATCCCAACTCGCCGAGAAACTGGGCGAGTCCAGCGGGTCCACGAGCTACCACCTGCGCCAGCTCGCCGCCCACGGCTTCGTCGAGGACGCGCCCGAGCGGGGCAAGGGCCGGGAGCGGTGGTGGAAGGCGGCCGTACAGGGGCTGGAGTTCGACGACGCGCTGCTCCGCGACCCCAATCCGGCCGTGCGCGGAGCAGCCGACCTGTATCTGCACGAGGTCGCCACCACACAGACCCGGGAGCTGTCGACCTGGCTCGGCACCCGCCAGGAGTGGTCCGAGGCGTGGAACCGCAGCTCGGACATGAGCAGCATGACGCTCCGCCTTACCCCGGAACTCGCTGACGAACTTGCCGCGAAGATGCACGAGTTGGTGGACAGCTACCGCGATCTGCCCGCCATTGAGGACCACCCCGAGGCCGAGACGGTCCGCGTACAGACACGAACCTTCCCCATGAAGACGGATTGA
- a CDS encoding glycine betaine ABC transporter substrate-binding protein codes for MAAALLVASSGCGLSSGSPLVDDVRPGVIGQGEPLKGADLTVTSKSFTEQLILGAIMGIAFEAAGAEVLDRTGIQGSIGSREAVRKGDADAGYEYTGTAWITYLGRSEPIPDPQAQWEAVREADAKNGVSWLAPSALNNTYALAMNQDNHKKYGTNTLSDVAALSKSDPGAVTLCVEVEFANRADGLPGMQREYGMSVPTKNITQMDTGIIYTQAAKGSCTYGEVFTTDGRIKSMNLAVMEDDKKFFPNYNAAPMINSKTLKKWPAIADVLDPITKKLNNAVAQELNAKVDVDGEDPHQVALDWMKEEGFVK; via the coding sequence CTGGCGGCGGCGTTGCTGGTGGCGAGCTCCGGCTGCGGTCTGAGCAGCGGCTCCCCGCTGGTCGACGACGTACGTCCCGGCGTGATCGGACAGGGCGAGCCGCTGAAGGGCGCCGACCTGACGGTGACGTCGAAGTCCTTCACCGAGCAGCTCATCCTCGGCGCCATCATGGGCATCGCCTTCGAGGCGGCCGGCGCGGAGGTGCTCGACCGCACCGGGATCCAGGGCTCCATCGGCAGCCGCGAGGCGGTCAGGAAGGGGGACGCGGACGCCGGGTACGAGTACACGGGCACGGCCTGGATCACGTACCTGGGCCGCAGCGAACCCATTCCCGACCCGCAGGCGCAGTGGGAGGCGGTGCGCGAGGCCGACGCGAAGAACGGGGTGAGCTGGCTGGCCCCCTCCGCGCTGAACAACACCTACGCCCTGGCGATGAACCAGGACAACCACAAGAAGTACGGCACGAACACACTCTCCGACGTAGCCGCGCTGTCGAAGTCCGACCCCGGCGCCGTGACGCTGTGCGTGGAGGTCGAGTTCGCCAACCGGGCGGACGGGTTGCCGGGCATGCAGCGGGAGTACGGGATGAGCGTGCCGACGAAGAACATCACACAGATGGACACCGGGATCATCTACACCCAGGCCGCGAAGGGGAGTTGCACGTACGGAGAGGTCTTCACCACGGACGGCCGCATCAAGTCGATGAACCTCGCGGTCATGGAGGACGACAAGAAGTTCTTCCCCAACTACAACGCCGCCCCCATGATCAACTCCAAGACCCTGAAGAAGTGGCCGGCGATCGCGGACGTCCTCGACCCGATCACCAAGAAGCTGAACAACGCGGTGGCGCAGGAGCTGAACGCGAAGGTGGATGTGGATGGGGAGGATCCGCATCAGGTGGCGTTGGACTGGATGAAGGAGGAGGGGTTCGTGAAGTAG
- a CDS encoding ABC transporter permease — translation MNAPEARKTSGVEEMSGVPEAAGTSASRLAEGAERAEEAEGAEETSSPTAAKSPSRKVSWQKLTVLPALLVAMLLATWLWFQQADLDAVSENALSGGQVSKALWQHIELTVISTFFVLIIAIPLGILLTRRAFRKATPVAMAFANMGQATPAIGLLALLVIWLGIGRRAALIGMIAYAVLPVLSNTIAGLKANDPTLLEAARGIGMSPTGVLTRVELPLAVPLILAGVRTALVLNVGTATLAVFGGGGGLGVLITAGITNQRMPVLVLGSILTVALALLVDWLASLAELLLRPRGLGT, via the coding sequence GTGAACGCTCCCGAGGCGCGCAAGACGAGCGGGGTTGAGGAGATGTCCGGGGTTCCGGAGGCCGCCGGGACTTCCGCGTCGAGGCTTGCGGAGGGGGCGGAGAGGGCCGAGGAGGCGGAGGGAGCCGAGGAGACCTCCTCCCCCACAGCCGCGAAGTCCCCGTCCCGGAAGGTGAGTTGGCAGAAGCTGACCGTCCTGCCCGCCCTGCTGGTGGCGATGCTGCTCGCGACCTGGCTGTGGTTCCAGCAGGCCGACCTGGACGCGGTCTCCGAGAACGCGCTGTCGGGCGGGCAGGTCTCCAAGGCCCTGTGGCAGCACATCGAACTCACGGTGATCTCCACGTTCTTCGTGCTGATCATCGCGATCCCGCTGGGGATCCTGCTCACCCGGCGGGCGTTCCGAAAGGCCACCCCGGTGGCCATGGCGTTCGCCAACATGGGCCAGGCGACCCCCGCGATCGGTCTCCTCGCCCTGCTGGTGATCTGGCTGGGCATCGGCCGCAGGGCGGCCCTGATCGGCATGATCGCCTACGCCGTCCTGCCGGTGCTCTCCAACACGATCGCCGGCCTGAAGGCGAACGACCCGACGCTGCTGGAGGCGGCGCGCGGCATCGGCATGTCCCCGACGGGGGTCCTGACACGGGTGGAACTGCCGCTCGCGGTCCCCCTCATCCTCGCGGGCGTGCGCACCGCCCTGGTCCTGAACGTCGGTACGGCCACCCTGGCGGTCTTCGGCGGGGGCGGCGGCCTGGGCGTCCTGATCACGGCCGGCATCACCAACCAGCGCATGCCGGTACTGGTGCTGGGCTCGATCCTCACGGTCGCCCTGGCCCTGCTGGTGGACTGGCTGGCGTCACTGGCGGAACTGCTGCTGCGGCCGCGGGGGTTGGGGACGTGA
- a CDS encoding betaine/proline/choline family ABC transporter ATP-binding protein (Members of the family are the ATP-binding subunit of ABC transporters for substrates such as betaine, L-proline or other amino acids, choline, carnitine, etc. The substrate specificity is best determined from the substrate-binding subunit, rather than this subunit, as it interacts with the permease subunit and not with substrate directly.), with product MSETSAAAATTGATIELENLSKRYPGNPNPAVDNVTMEIKAGETVIFVGPSGCGKSTTLKMINRLIEPTGGRIRINGEDVTDIDPVKLRRKVGYAIQSAGLFPHMTVAQNIGLVPRMIGWSKARIAARVEELLDLVGLDPGEFHGRYPRQLSGGQQQRVGVARALAADPPVLLMDEPFGAVDPITRDHLQDELIRLQHELHKTIVFVTHDFDEAIKLGDRIAVLRERSHIAQFDTPEAILTNPADDFVSGFVGAGAALKRLNLTRVRDVEVTDYPTVTVDDPLQEIFNRLRSSGTNEILLLDKRGRPYKWLRRGDLMRARGSLARAGTLVHDTVTRDATLRDALEAVLIDNAGRVAVTGRRGEYTGVVDMETLMNSVHELLEADRLEALEAQHELEGARADRTHAEQEGNGGEAKA from the coding sequence GTGTCTGAGACGTCCGCTGCCGCTGCCACGACGGGTGCCACGATCGAGCTGGAGAACCTCAGCAAGCGGTACCCGGGCAATCCCAACCCCGCCGTCGACAACGTCACCATGGAGATCAAGGCGGGCGAGACGGTCATCTTCGTCGGCCCGTCCGGGTGCGGTAAGTCCACGACGCTCAAAATGATCAACAGGCTGATCGAACCGACCGGCGGCCGGATCCGCATCAACGGCGAGGACGTCACCGACATCGACCCGGTGAAGCTGCGTCGCAAGGTCGGTTACGCGATCCAGTCCGCCGGTCTGTTCCCGCACATGACGGTCGCGCAGAACATCGGACTCGTACCGAGGATGATCGGCTGGTCGAAGGCGCGGATCGCGGCGCGGGTCGAGGAGTTGCTCGACCTGGTCGGCCTGGACCCCGGGGAGTTCCACGGCCGCTATCCGCGTCAGCTCTCCGGCGGGCAGCAGCAACGTGTGGGGGTGGCACGGGCGTTGGCGGCCGATCCTCCTGTCCTGCTGATGGACGAACCGTTCGGCGCGGTCGACCCGATCACCCGTGATCATCTCCAGGACGAGTTGATCAGACTCCAGCACGAGCTGCACAAGACGATCGTCTTCGTCACGCACGACTTCGACGAGGCGATCAAGCTCGGCGACCGTATCGCCGTTTTGCGCGAACGCTCCCACATCGCGCAGTTCGACACCCCCGAGGCGATCCTCACCAACCCGGCGGACGACTTCGTGTCCGGGTTCGTGGGCGCCGGAGCGGCGCTGAAGCGGCTGAACCTGACCCGGGTCCGGGATGTGGAGGTCACCGACTATCCGACGGTGACCGTCGACGACCCGCTCCAGGAGATCTTCAACCGGCTCCGATCCAGCGGCACCAACGAGATCCTGCTCCTCGACAAGCGGGGCCGGCCGTACAAGTGGCTCAGGCGCGGCGATCTGATGCGGGCCAGGGGTTCGCTGGCGCGGGCGGGGACGCTGGTGCACGACACGGTGACCCGGGACGCCACGTTGCGGGACGCCCTGGAGGCGGTCCTCATCGACAACGCGGGGCGGGTCGCGGTGACCGGGCGGCGCGGTGAGTACACCGGTGTCGTCGACATGGAGACGCTGATGAACTCCGTGCACGAGCTGCTGGAGGCCGACCGGCTGGAGGCGCTGGAGGCCCAGCACGAGCTGGAGGGCGCCCGGGCCGACCGGACCCATGCCGAGCAGGAGGGCAACGGAGGGGAGGCGAAGGCGTGA
- a CDS encoding ABC transporter permease, translating to MSFWEYLGNRHQQLLTDAYQHASAVFQCMVVATLLGVLIGVATYRSDLAGNLATTSTSTVLTIPSLAMIGLLIPIVGLGVAPTVIALTLYGLLPIVRNAIVGLRGVDPSLVDAARGIGMSRPAQLLRVELPLAWPPILTGIRVSTQMLMGIAAIAAYASGPGLGNVIFRGLASLGSANALNQVLAGTLGIIVLALLFDAAYVLLGRLTIPRGIRV from the coding sequence GTGAGCTTCTGGGAGTACCTGGGCAACCGCCACCAGCAGCTGCTCACCGACGCCTACCAACATGCGAGCGCCGTCTTCCAGTGCATGGTCGTGGCGACCCTGCTCGGGGTGCTGATCGGCGTGGCCACCTACCGCAGCGACCTGGCGGGCAACCTCGCCACGACGTCCACCTCGACCGTCCTGACCATTCCGTCGCTCGCCATGATCGGTCTGCTCATCCCGATCGTGGGGCTGGGCGTGGCGCCCACGGTGATCGCGCTGACCCTGTACGGGCTGCTGCCCATCGTGCGCAACGCGATCGTCGGGCTGCGCGGTGTCGATCCCTCGCTGGTGGACGCCGCCCGGGGCATCGGGATGTCCCGGCCGGCCCAGCTGCTGAGGGTGGAGCTGCCGCTGGCCTGGCCGCCGATCCTGACCGGGATCCGGGTCTCGACGCAGATGCTGATGGGCATCGCGGCGATCGCGGCGTACGCCTCCGGCCCCGGCCTCGGCAATGTGATCTTCCGCGGGCTCGCCTCGCTGGGCAGCGCGAACGCGCTCAATCAGGTGCTCGCGGGCACCCTCGGGATCATCGTGCTGGCGCTGCTGTTCGACGCCGCGTACGTCTTGCTCGGACGGCTGACCATTCCCAGGGGGATCCGTGTCTGA
- a CDS encoding Lrp/AsnC family transcriptional regulator codes for MGIDHLDGRIIVLLAREPRIGVLEMSRRLGVARGTVQARLDRLQSNGVIRGFGPEVDPAALGYPVTAFATLQIRQGQGADVRAHLATVPEVLELHTTTGSGDMMCRLVARSNADLQRVIDRVVGFDGIVRAATAIVMENPVPLRIIPLVEQAAQDRESS; via the coding sequence GTGGGGATCGATCATCTGGACGGGCGGATCATCGTGCTGCTGGCGCGGGAGCCGCGGATCGGGGTGCTGGAGATGTCCCGGCGGCTGGGGGTGGCACGCGGGACCGTGCAGGCCCGGCTCGACCGGCTTCAGTCGAACGGAGTCATCCGCGGCTTCGGGCCCGAGGTGGATCCGGCCGCGCTCGGGTATCCGGTCACCGCCTTCGCCACGCTGCAGATCAGGCAGGGCCAAGGGGCGGACGTACGGGCGCACTTGGCGACCGTGCCGGAGGTGCTGGAGCTGCACACGACCACCGGGAGCGGGGACATGATGTGCCGTCTCGTGGCGCGTTCCAACGCCGATCTCCAGCGTGTGATCGACCGGGTTGTCGGTTTCGATGGGATCGTCCGGGCCGCCACCGCGATCGTGATGGAGAACCCCGTTCCGCTGCGGATCATCCCGCTGGTGGAGCAGGCGGCCCAGGACCGGGAGAGCAGCTAG